A stretch of Bombina bombina isolate aBomBom1 chromosome 2, aBomBom1.pri, whole genome shotgun sequence DNA encodes these proteins:
- the DCTN6 gene encoding dynactin subunit 6: protein MADLNKQVLLQKSVKIAPGAVVCVESEIKGDVTIGPRTVVHPKAKIIAEAGPIIIGEGNLIEEQALIINSFPENIAPDSDDVEPKPMIIGTNNVFEVGCYSQALKMGDNNVIESKASVGRNVILTSGCIIGACCDVNTCEVIPENTVIYGSDCLRRVQTERPQPQTLQLDFLMKILPNYHHLKKTTKMTSTPIKN from the exons ATGGCGGATCTGAACAAGCAAGTACTTCTCCAGAAGAG TGTGAAGATTGCTCCAGGTGCAGTTGTCTGTGTGGAAAGTGAAATCAAAGGCGATGTTACAATAG GGCCAAGAACTGTGGTTCATCCCAAAGCGAAGATTATTGCTGAAGCAGGTCCAATCATTATTGGTGAAGGAAACTTGATTGAGGAGCAGGCTCTTATAATAAACAG TTTTCCCGAGAACATTGCACCCGACTCAGACGATGTGGAACCAAAACCAATGATCATCGGTACCAACAATGTGTTTGAAGTTGGCTGCT ATTCTCAAGCACTGAAGATGGGTGACaacaatgtgatagaatccaaag CATCTGTAGGCAGAAATGTAATTCTTACTAGCGGCTGCATCATTGGCGCGTGCTGCGATGTGAATACTTGTGAAGTGATTCCCGAAAACACCGTTATCTATGGGTCTGATTGCTTGCGTAGAGTGCAGACAGAGCGTCCCCAG CCACAAACATTGCAGTTGGACTTCCTGATGAAAATCCTTCCTAATTACCATCACCTAAAGAAGACCACAAAAATGACTTCCACTCCAATAAAAAACTAA